A region of Salinibacter sp. 10B DNA encodes the following proteins:
- the leuS gene encoding leucine--tRNA ligase, with the protein MAYPFQDIEPKWQEYWEEHQTFRTPEDVPEDEEKAYVLDMFPYPSGSGLHVGHPEGYTATDIVARYKRMQGVHVLHPMGWDAFGLPAEQYALKTNTHPRETTKQNIAQFKRQLKRLGFSYDWQREINTTDPDYYKWTQWIFLKLYEKGLAYQSEEPVWWCEELGTVLADEEVIDGKSERGGYPCERVPMRQWVLKITEYADRLLEGLDDLDWPESTKEMQRNWIGRSEGADIYFDLAGVDDTLKVYTTRPDTIFGATYMVLAPEHDLVDEITTDEQRAEVERYIDEALQKSDVERKQEDKTGVFTGGYAVNPATGEEIPVWVADYVLASYGTGAIMSVPAHDERDYAFAQKFDLPIREVVKGGNVDEEAYPGDGPHVNSANDDVDLNGLNNDKAQKRIVEWLEAEGVGEHKVNYQLRDWLFSRQRYWGEPFPIVFTEDGEDKPVPEDDLPVTLPDIETFEPSGSPEGPLSNIEDWVETTDPETGEPATRETNTMPQWAGSCWYYLRFIDPDNDEQLVDPEKEQYWMPVDLYVGGSEHAVLHLLYARFWHKVLYDAGVVSTKEPFQTLVHQGIILGEKEYTAFRNADGEYVSDEYVDDGVDERTGEELTREELDEDDVEKDGDVFVLTERPDVQVEARSHKMSKSRGNVVNPDDVVDEYGADALRLYEMFMGPLEQVKAWSTSDVDGVFRFLNRVWRLIVDEESGELVVTDEEPEREQLRELHQTIKKVTQDIEHLDFNTAIAAMMEFVNVANKWDAMPREIAEPLVLLLSPFAPHISEELWRRLGHDDSLAYEDWPEYEEALLHREVVEMAVQVNGTVRGTIEVEADADEEKVLATAKDDDNVARHLDGKTIQREIYVPGQIVNFVAN; encoded by the coding sequence ATGGCCTATCCATTCCAGGACATCGAACCAAAGTGGCAGGAGTACTGGGAGGAGCATCAGACCTTCCGCACGCCGGAGGATGTACCGGAGGATGAGGAGAAGGCGTACGTGCTCGACATGTTTCCGTATCCGAGCGGTTCAGGGCTTCATGTGGGACACCCGGAAGGATACACGGCCACCGACATTGTGGCTCGTTACAAGCGCATGCAGGGCGTGCACGTGCTACACCCAATGGGGTGGGATGCCTTTGGCCTGCCTGCTGAGCAGTACGCCCTGAAAACCAACACTCATCCCCGCGAGACGACGAAGCAAAACATTGCCCAGTTCAAGCGTCAGCTTAAGCGGCTGGGCTTCTCGTACGACTGGCAGCGGGAGATTAACACCACCGATCCCGACTACTACAAATGGACGCAGTGGATCTTTTTGAAGCTCTATGAGAAGGGGCTGGCCTACCAGTCCGAAGAGCCGGTGTGGTGGTGCGAAGAGCTGGGGACTGTACTGGCCGATGAGGAGGTGATCGACGGCAAAAGCGAGCGGGGTGGGTATCCGTGCGAGCGTGTCCCCATGCGGCAGTGGGTGCTCAAGATTACGGAGTACGCCGACCGGCTGCTGGAGGGGCTCGATGATCTCGACTGGCCGGAGAGCACGAAGGAGATGCAGCGTAACTGGATCGGCCGGTCGGAGGGGGCGGACATCTACTTCGACCTGGCGGGCGTGGACGATACGCTCAAGGTCTATACTACGCGTCCCGACACAATTTTCGGGGCCACCTACATGGTCTTAGCGCCCGAGCACGACCTCGTCGACGAGATCACGACCGACGAACAACGGGCTGAAGTGGAGCGCTACATTGATGAGGCCCTTCAGAAGAGCGACGTGGAGCGCAAACAGGAGGACAAGACCGGAGTCTTTACCGGTGGGTATGCGGTCAATCCAGCCACCGGAGAGGAAATTCCCGTCTGGGTGGCCGACTACGTACTGGCCTCGTACGGAACGGGTGCGATCATGTCGGTTCCTGCTCATGACGAACGGGACTACGCGTTTGCCCAGAAGTTCGACCTGCCCATTCGCGAGGTTGTGAAGGGCGGTAACGTCGACGAGGAGGCATACCCCGGCGACGGACCGCACGTCAATTCTGCCAATGACGACGTGGACCTGAACGGCCTCAATAATGATAAGGCGCAGAAGCGCATCGTCGAGTGGCTGGAAGCAGAGGGCGTCGGAGAGCACAAGGTCAATTATCAGTTGCGCGATTGGCTCTTCAGTCGCCAGCGCTATTGGGGCGAGCCGTTCCCCATCGTCTTTACCGAGGATGGCGAAGACAAACCGGTTCCGGAAGACGATCTTCCGGTCACGCTGCCCGACATCGAGACCTTTGAGCCGAGCGGATCGCCCGAAGGGCCGCTCTCCAATATTGAGGACTGGGTGGAGACGACCGATCCGGAGACCGGCGAGCCCGCGACTCGAGAGACCAACACGATGCCGCAGTGGGCCGGCTCCTGCTGGTACTACCTCCGCTTCATCGATCCTGACAACGACGAGCAGCTGGTCGATCCGGAAAAGGAGCAGTATTGGATGCCGGTCGATCTCTACGTGGGGGGCTCCGAGCATGCGGTGCTCCACTTGCTCTACGCCCGATTTTGGCACAAGGTGCTCTACGACGCGGGGGTTGTCTCGACCAAAGAGCCCTTCCAGACGCTCGTCCATCAGGGCATTATCCTGGGGGAGAAGGAGTACACTGCGTTCCGAAATGCCGACGGCGAATACGTCTCTGACGAATATGTTGACGACGGGGTAGATGAACGCACCGGTGAGGAGCTGACGCGTGAGGAGCTAGACGAGGACGACGTCGAGAAGGACGGCGACGTGTTCGTTCTCACAGAGCGGCCGGACGTTCAGGTCGAGGCGCGCAGCCACAAGATGAGCAAGAGCCGGGGCAACGTCGTCAATCCCGATGACGTGGTGGACGAGTACGGTGCCGATGCCCTCCGGCTCTACGAGATGTTCATGGGACCGCTGGAGCAGGTGAAAGCCTGGAGCACGAGCGATGTGGACGGGGTCTTCCGTTTCCTGAACCGCGTCTGGCGCCTCATCGTGGACGAAGAGAGCGGCGAACTAGTCGTAACTGACGAGGAGCCGGAGCGCGAGCAGTTGCGCGAGCTGCACCAGACGATCAAGAAGGTGACGCAGGACATTGAGCACCTGGACTTCAACACCGCTATTGCGGCGATGATGGAGTTTGTGAATGTGGCGAACAAGTGGGATGCGATGCCGCGGGAGATTGCGGAACCCCTGGTCCTGCTCCTCAGCCCGTTCGCTCCTCACATCAGCGAAGAGTTATGGCGCCGGTTGGGGCACGACGATAGTCTCGCTTACGAGGACTGGCCGGAGTACGAAGAAGCGTTGCTCCACCGCGAGGTGGTGGAAATGGCCGTGCAGGTGAACGGTACGGTTCGCGGCACTATTGAGGTGGAGGCCGATGCCGACGAGGAGAAGGTACTGGCAACGGCGAAAGACGACGATAATGTGGCGCGCCACCTCGACGGCAAGACCATCCAGCGCGAAATTTACGTTCCGGGTCAGATCGTCAACTTCGTCGCAAATTGA
- the bshB1 gene encoding bacillithiol biosynthesis deacetylase BshB1: MSNAPSLDVLAFAAHPDDVELCAGGTMCLLAQQGYDVGIVDFTKGQLGSRGTPELRMEEAEQASEIIGLSARENLGMMDGDIQNTRANQRDVIEVVRRYRPDIVLTNAPESRHPDHEDAAELSTDALYYSGLKEIETTGPDGASQDPWRPHHVLHYMQAVSFDPTLVVDVTDVWDQRIEALQAFKSQFHNPDYEPDDDEPETFVSNPQFFEWVKSRARTYGYKVGATYGEPFLYRQGPFGVTDLPAVLSKEKEFR, from the coding sequence ATGTCTAATGCCCCTTCGCTTGACGTTCTTGCCTTTGCCGCTCATCCCGACGACGTAGAGCTTTGTGCAGGAGGGACGATGTGTCTGCTTGCCCAGCAGGGCTATGACGTGGGCATTGTCGACTTCACGAAGGGCCAACTCGGCTCTCGCGGCACGCCGGAGCTGCGCATGGAAGAGGCAGAGCAGGCCTCAGAAATTATCGGGCTCTCGGCCCGTGAGAATCTCGGCATGATGGACGGGGACATCCAGAACACGAGAGCGAACCAGCGGGACGTGATCGAAGTGGTGCGCCGCTACCGCCCCGACATTGTGCTCACGAATGCCCCGGAAAGTCGACATCCCGATCATGAGGATGCGGCGGAGCTGTCGACCGACGCTCTGTACTACAGCGGCTTGAAAGAGATTGAGACGACCGGTCCAGACGGGGCCTCGCAGGATCCCTGGCGCCCGCACCACGTGCTTCACTACATGCAGGCGGTGTCGTTTGACCCGACGCTGGTGGTGGACGTGACGGACGTGTGGGATCAGCGCATCGAGGCGCTTCAGGCCTTCAAATCGCAATTCCACAATCCCGATTATGAACCGGACGACGATGAGCCGGAGACGTTTGTGTCCAACCCGCAGTTTTTTGAGTGGGTGAAGTCTAGGGCGCGCACGTATGGGTACAAAGTAGGCGCGACCTACGGCGAACCGTTTCTCTATCGTCAGGGGCCCTTCGGCGTGACGGATTTGCCGGCCGTGCTCAGCAAAGAAAAGGAATTCCGGTAA
- the ftsZ gene encoding cell division protein FtsZ, with product MFERFYNRTLRRFFGSRFTGDARIAVVGVGGGGGNAVNNMVENGIEGVDFIAVNTDSQVLATNKADRCIQVGKEATGGLGAGARPEVGVDAVKESRDVIEHAIQPYDMMFITAGMGGGTGTGGAPVLASIAQELGILTVGIVTRPFECEGPRRRRIADQGIEQLREQADTLLVIPNERLLDLANDGTSLEEAFWMADEVLYDATRGIVNLITYEGLINLDFADVDRTMRNGGTALLGISTQYNMRQHRTPRGKAQKTDGGRNDTGETTSRPEEAAVEAISSPLFDGRSIDGADKVLVNVTGGPSLGFREAMSVVEVIQAEAGENCEVIFGAVTDESIEGQFQVTVIATGLDEEQTANHAVRIPSQGIDQIKIPNSHIVESESVPVAAENGRG from the coding sequence ATGTTTGAACGCTTCTACAATCGGACGCTTCGACGGTTTTTTGGATCACGGTTCACGGGGGACGCTCGCATTGCGGTTGTTGGAGTCGGAGGCGGCGGGGGAAACGCGGTCAACAACATGGTTGAGAACGGAATCGAGGGCGTCGATTTTATCGCAGTCAACACCGATTCTCAGGTGCTCGCCACCAACAAAGCAGACCGCTGCATCCAGGTAGGAAAAGAAGCAACAGGGGGACTGGGAGCAGGGGCACGCCCCGAGGTAGGAGTAGATGCGGTAAAAGAGAGTCGGGACGTGATTGAGCATGCCATTCAACCGTACGACATGATGTTTATCACGGCGGGCATGGGAGGAGGCACCGGGACTGGAGGGGCGCCCGTTCTGGCCTCGATTGCTCAGGAGTTGGGCATCCTCACTGTAGGCATTGTAACCCGTCCCTTCGAATGTGAGGGCCCCCGCCGCCGACGGATTGCCGATCAGGGCATTGAGCAGCTCCGCGAGCAGGCCGACACCCTGCTCGTGATTCCCAACGAGCGTCTGTTAGACCTTGCCAATGATGGGACCAGTCTCGAAGAGGCCTTTTGGATGGCCGATGAGGTGCTCTACGATGCGACCCGAGGCATCGTGAATCTCATTACCTACGAAGGGTTGATCAATCTGGATTTTGCCGACGTCGATCGGACCATGAGGAACGGTGGGACCGCACTTCTCGGCATCTCCACGCAGTACAACATGCGTCAGCATCGGACGCCTCGGGGAAAGGCCCAAAAGACCGATGGAGGGCGCAACGACACTGGCGAAACCACGAGTCGCCCCGAAGAAGCGGCGGTCGAGGCCATTTCAAGCCCACTTTTTGATGGGCGATCCATTGACGGAGCGGACAAGGTATTGGTCAATGTGACCGGAGGGCCGTCGCTTGGTTTTCGAGAAGCGATGTCAGTCGTGGAGGTGATTCAGGCCGAGGCAGGGGAGAACTGTGAGGTAATCTTTGGGGCGGTCACTGATGAAAGTATCGAGGGTCAGTTTCAGGTTACGGTGATTGCCACTGGGCTCGACGAAGAGCAGACCGCCAACCACGCCGTACGGATTCCTTCTCAGGGGATAGATCAGATCAAAATCCCCAACAGCCACATCGTTGAGAGCGAATCTGTCCCTGTTGCCGCGGAAAACGGCAGGGGATAA
- the efp gene encoding elongation factor P encodes MADTSDFRNGMTFIWKDDLWEIVDFLHVKPGKGGAFVRTTLKNVKDGHEVEETFRAGAKVDEVRIERRPHQYLYEDDYGLHFMNTENYEQFSMPPEQVEGREYLKEGGDVDILFRTDTEKPLRTEVPMKVELEVVDTTPGVKGDTAQGGDKPATLQSGATVDVPLFINEGDVVRVNTKTGEYETRVSEAEGPTV; translated from the coding sequence ATGGCGGATACGAGTGATTTCCGAAACGGCATGACCTTTATCTGGAAAGACGATCTCTGGGAGATCGTCGATTTCCTGCACGTGAAGCCCGGCAAGGGCGGGGCATTCGTGCGCACCACCCTTAAGAATGTGAAGGACGGCCATGAGGTGGAGGAGACCTTCCGGGCCGGAGCCAAGGTCGACGAGGTACGCATCGAGCGGCGCCCGCACCAGTACCTCTATGAGGACGATTACGGCCTTCACTTCATGAATACCGAGAACTACGAGCAGTTCTCCATGCCCCCCGAACAGGTCGAGGGACGCGAGTACCTAAAGGAGGGCGGTGACGTCGACATTCTGTTTCGGACGGATACGGAAAAGCCGCTCCGCACCGAAGTGCCGATGAAGGTGGAGTTGGAGGTAGTCGACACGACGCCGGGGGTCAAGGGCGACACTGCACAAGGGGGCGACAAGCCGGCAACGCTCCAGAGCGGAGCCACCGTGGACGTGCCTCTCTTTATTAACGAGGGAGATGTTGTGCGCGTCAACACGAAGACGGGGGAGTATGAGACCCGGGTCTCGGAAGCGGAGGGGCCGACCGTGTGA
- the accB gene encoding acetyl-CoA carboxylase biotin carboxyl carrier protein — translation MPAGFFADIHQTMKLSKIQELLRLVAESGVSEVEIEEDDFKLTIRQNSPQVLMQPAAYPAQQGYGAPQHMQPQAPPQQAPAPPQQPAPQPQAPQQQAASAGGQAQQQAPAGGGQQAAAGSAEPEGTSSAASAQETAENGTAEADTDTAAEEHVVKAPIVGTFYRAPSPDSDPFVDVGDTVSEGDVLCIIEAMKLMNEIECETSGTIQEILVEDAEPVEFDQPLFVIEEES, via the coding sequence GTGCCCGCAGGTTTTTTCGCAGACATCCACCAGACGATGAAGCTCTCGAAGATTCAGGAACTGCTGCGACTCGTTGCCGAAAGCGGCGTGTCGGAGGTTGAGATTGAAGAAGACGATTTTAAGCTCACCATCCGGCAGAACAGCCCGCAGGTGCTCATGCAACCAGCCGCCTATCCGGCCCAGCAGGGATACGGGGCCCCGCAGCACATGCAGCCCCAGGCGCCGCCCCAGCAGGCCCCTGCCCCTCCCCAGCAGCCAGCACCGCAGCCGCAGGCGCCTCAACAGCAGGCAGCCTCCGCGGGGGGACAGGCACAACAGCAGGCCCCGGCCGGAGGAGGACAGCAGGCGGCTGCTGGAAGTGCCGAACCGGAGGGCACCTCGTCCGCCGCATCGGCACAGGAGACGGCCGAAAACGGCACGGCCGAAGCGGATACGGACACGGCCGCCGAAGAGCATGTCGTGAAGGCGCCCATCGTGGGCACGTTCTACCGCGCACCGTCTCCTGACTCTGATCCGTTCGTGGACGTGGGGGATACCGTTTCTGAGGGCGACGTCCTCTGCATCATCGAGGCAATGAAGTTGATGAACGAGATTGAGTGCGAGACGTCAGGCACCATTCAGGAGATCCTGGTGGAGGACGCCGAGCCCGTCGAATTCGATCAGCCGCTCTTTGTGATCGAAGAAGAATCGTAA
- the accC gene encoding acetyl-CoA carboxylase biotin carboxylase subunit, whose protein sequence is MSDIRKILIANRGEIALRIIRTCHEMGINTVAVYSTMDRDALHVRFADEAVCIGPPASADSYLRPDRIIAAAEVTGADAIHPGYGFLSENAEFSQICADNDIEFIGPKPETMRLMSKKDVAKETMAEAGVPIVEGSDGTISDIDEARSLAADIGFPVMIKAASGGGGTGMRLVWEEEEFDNKFKGARSEADAAFDDPEVYIEKFVENPRHVEIQLLGDGKGNVMHFGERECSIQRRHQKLVEEAPSPIMDEELRQEMGEAAVRGAEAVNYEGAGTIEFLVGADRNFYFMEMNTRIQVEHPVTEEVTDCDLVEYQIRVSMGETVERTSAEMEGHAIECRINAENPFKNFSPAPGEITAFHQPGGHGVRVDTAAYAGYMIPPTYDSMIAKLITYGKTRDHAIRKMRRALDEFIIEGVDTTIPFHQQLMDDERFQNGNFDTRFLDDFEMEPAPAAA, encoded by the coding sequence ATGAGTGACATCCGAAAAATCTTGATTGCCAACCGCGGCGAGATTGCGCTGCGGATTATTCGCACCTGCCACGAGATGGGGATCAACACGGTCGCCGTCTACTCGACGATGGACCGAGACGCCCTGCACGTCCGCTTTGCCGATGAGGCGGTCTGCATCGGCCCCCCTGCCTCGGCCGATAGTTACCTGCGGCCCGACCGCATCATTGCGGCCGCGGAGGTGACCGGCGCTGATGCCATTCATCCCGGCTACGGCTTCCTCTCAGAAAACGCGGAGTTTAGCCAGATCTGTGCGGACAACGACATCGAGTTCATCGGCCCGAAGCCGGAAACCATGCGGCTAATGAGCAAGAAGGACGTCGCAAAGGAGACGATGGCCGAAGCGGGCGTCCCCATCGTGGAAGGGTCCGACGGTACGATCAGCGACATCGACGAGGCTCGGAGTCTGGCAGCTGACATTGGCTTTCCGGTGATGATTAAGGCGGCGTCGGGCGGCGGCGGTACCGGAATGCGCCTGGTGTGGGAAGAAGAGGAATTCGACAACAAGTTTAAGGGGGCGCGCTCGGAGGCCGACGCGGCCTTCGACGACCCGGAAGTCTACATCGAGAAGTTTGTCGAGAATCCACGTCACGTCGAGATCCAGCTTTTGGGGGACGGGAAGGGCAACGTTATGCACTTTGGAGAGCGCGAGTGCTCCATCCAGCGTCGTCACCAAAAGCTCGTGGAGGAGGCACCGTCGCCGATCATGGACGAGGAGCTTCGGCAGGAAATGGGCGAGGCCGCCGTCCGTGGCGCCGAAGCCGTCAACTACGAGGGCGCCGGCACGATTGAGTTTCTCGTAGGGGCCGATCGCAATTTCTACTTCATGGAGATGAATACGCGGATTCAGGTGGAGCACCCCGTCACGGAGGAAGTGACGGACTGCGACCTTGTAGAGTATCAGATTCGCGTGTCGATGGGGGAGACGGTGGAGCGCACGTCCGCCGAGATGGAGGGACATGCCATCGAGTGTCGAATTAATGCCGAGAACCCCTTCAAGAATTTCAGTCCGGCCCCTGGGGAAATTACGGCCTTCCACCAGCCGGGGGGGCACGGCGTACGCGTCGATACGGCGGCGTACGCGGGTTACATGATCCCGCCCACCTACGACTCGATGATTGCAAAGCTCATCACGTACGGGAAGACCCGCGATCACGCGATTCGGAAGATGCGCCGGGCGCTCGACGAGTTCATCATTGAGGGCGTGGACACGACCATTCCGTTCCATCAGCAGCTCATGGACGATGAGCGTTTCCAGAACGGAAACTTCGACACCCGTTTCCTGGATGACTTCGAAATGGAGCCAGCGCCCGCAGCGGCTTGA
- the gcvH gene encoding glycine cleavage system protein GcvH: MDTPDDLYYTEDHEWLQVDDGTAIVGITDFAQSELGDIVFVEIEPEGTELGQGEVFGTVEAVKTVSELYMPVSGTITAFNDELELEPELVNDDPYGDGWMVEMELADESELEDLMDASAYDEYI, translated from the coding sequence ATGGATACCCCCGACGATCTCTACTACACCGAGGACCACGAATGGCTGCAGGTCGACGACGGTACTGCCATTGTAGGCATCACTGATTTTGCTCAAAGTGAGCTCGGCGACATCGTCTTTGTCGAAATTGAGCCGGAGGGCACCGAGCTTGGGCAGGGCGAAGTCTTTGGAACTGTGGAAGCCGTAAAGACGGTTTCCGAATTGTACATGCCTGTGAGCGGCACCATTACTGCCTTCAATGACGAGCTCGAGTTGGAGCCGGAACTGGTAAACGACGACCCCTACGGCGATGGCTGGATGGTGGAGATGGAGCTTGCCGATGAGAGCGAACTGGAGGACCTGATGGACGCCAGTGCGTACGACGAGTACATTTAA
- the guaA gene encoding glutamine-hydrolyzing GMP synthase has product MHEKIVILDFGSQYTQLIARRVRETGVYSEIYPCTTPTEEIASLNPKGIILSGGPCSVYDDEAPQLDPDLLELRQDDGRPVPVLGICYGLQAMAHLLGGHVQRAERREFGRAHIQVEGDGAATDLFADVPDGSTVWMSHGDHLTELPDGYEVIASTENAPVAAVHDTQAPHYGVQFHPEVVHTDFGRQILENFAYNICGCSGDWSPASFVEEQVAEIRERVGDRHVILGLSGGVDSSVAAALLHRALGDQLHCIFVNNGLLRKGEWDQVQDTFRGHFQMDLHTQDATDRFLERLEGVVDPEEKRVLIGNTFIEVFEEQTDEIASELGHRPEFLAQGTLYPDLIESVSFKGPSETIKTHHNVGGLPEELDFELIEPFRELFKDEVREIGRLLEVPEPIVGRHPFPGPGLAIRILGPVTRERLALLREADAIFIDELRARDLYDEVWQAFAVLLPVQSVGVMGDERTYENVCALRAVTSVDGMTADWAHLPHDFLGHVSNRIVNEVRGINRTVYDVSSKPPATIEWE; this is encoded by the coding sequence ATGCACGAGAAGATTGTCATTCTGGACTTCGGGTCCCAGTACACTCAGCTCATTGCGCGTCGTGTGCGGGAAACAGGGGTCTACTCCGAAATCTATCCCTGCACAACGCCGACGGAGGAGATCGCGTCACTGAATCCGAAGGGAATTATTCTTTCTGGAGGGCCATGCTCGGTCTACGACGACGAGGCGCCTCAACTCGACCCCGACCTGTTGGAGCTGCGGCAGGACGACGGGCGGCCCGTGCCGGTTCTTGGCATTTGTTACGGCCTTCAGGCCATGGCGCACCTGCTGGGAGGGCACGTACAGCGGGCTGAACGGCGCGAGTTTGGCCGAGCGCACATCCAGGTTGAGGGCGACGGGGCGGCGACCGATCTCTTTGCCGACGTGCCCGACGGGTCGACGGTCTGGATGAGCCATGGCGATCACCTCACCGAACTGCCCGACGGATACGAGGTCATAGCAAGCACCGAGAACGCGCCGGTGGCGGCCGTGCATGATACACAGGCGCCCCACTACGGCGTGCAATTTCATCCCGAAGTGGTGCACACCGACTTCGGACGGCAGATCCTAGAAAATTTTGCGTACAACATTTGCGGCTGTAGCGGCGATTGGTCGCCCGCCTCGTTCGTTGAAGAACAGGTTGCTGAGATTCGGGAGCGGGTGGGCGATCGGCACGTGATACTCGGCCTCTCTGGAGGGGTCGACTCGTCGGTGGCGGCAGCACTGTTGCACCGCGCCCTTGGCGATCAGCTCCACTGTATCTTTGTAAATAACGGTCTCCTCCGCAAAGGAGAGTGGGACCAGGTGCAGGACACCTTCCGGGGGCACTTTCAGATGGACCTCCATACGCAGGATGCCACGGACCGATTTCTGGAGCGTCTGGAGGGGGTCGTCGATCCAGAGGAGAAGCGTGTTCTCATTGGCAACACGTTTATTGAGGTATTTGAGGAACAGACCGATGAAATTGCCAGCGAACTGGGGCACCGGCCCGAGTTTTTGGCACAGGGGACCCTCTATCCGGACCTGATTGAGAGCGTGTCGTTTAAGGGGCCGTCGGAGACCATTAAAACCCATCACAACGTGGGCGGCCTGCCGGAGGAACTCGACTTTGAGCTGATTGAGCCGTTTCGGGAGCTGTTCAAGGACGAGGTGCGCGAGATTGGGCGCCTTCTGGAGGTGCCGGAGCCGATTGTGGGACGGCATCCGTTTCCGGGACCCGGGCTGGCGATTCGCATTCTGGGGCCGGTGACCCGGGAGCGGCTGGCCCTCCTGCGCGAGGCCGACGCGATCTTTATTGACGAGCTGCGGGCCCGTGATCTCTACGACGAGGTCTGGCAGGCCTTTGCTGTGCTACTTCCGGTGCAGAGTGTAGGCGTGATGGGGGACGAGCGGACCTACGAGAACGTCTGTGCCTTGCGGGCCGTGACCAGTGTTGATGGCATGACGGCCGATTGGGCCCATCTTCCGCACGACTTCCTTGGGCACGTTTCGAACCGGATTGTGAACGAGGTGCGTGGCATTAATCGGACCGTGTATGACGTAAGCTCGAAACCGCCGGCTACAATTGAGTGGGAGTAG